The genomic DNA GGCCAACTCCCTGGCCAACCTGACGGTGAGCGACAGCAGCACCGGCGCGGGCTCTACCTACCGCTTCGACAACACCCGCAAGGACAGCGTGAACACCGGCGAGCTGGGCCTGCGCGGCAAGCTGCAGACCGGCAGCATGGGCCACGAATGGGTGGTGGTGGCATCGCACTTCAGCGCGGACAAGAAGAACGCCTACGCGATGGACTTTGCCAACACGCAGGCCACCAACCTCTACAACCCCGTGTACAGCCCGCTGCCGGGCTTCAGCGCGGGTGCCTTCCGGGGCGGCGACCTGGCCGACCCGCGCCGCACCGGCAGCACGCGCCTGACCAGCTTTGCCATCGGCGACACGGTGTCGCTGCTGGACAAGCGCCTGCTGCTCACCGGCGGCCTGCGCCACCAGACCATCGAGATCGCCAACTACGCCTACGGCACGGCGGCCGAGACCGACCGCTACGACCAGAGCCGCACCAGCCCGCTGCTGGCGGCCGTCTACAAGCTGGACAAGAGCCTGTCGCTGTACGGCAACTACGTGGAAGGCCTGAGCCAGGGCGCGACCGCGCCTTCCACCGCCGCCAACCGTGGCGAGATGCTGTCGCCCTACGTCGCCAAGCAAAAGGAAGTGGGCGTGAAGTTCGACGGCGGCCGCTTTGGCGGCAGCGTGGCGCTGTTCTCCACCACCAAGCCGCGCGCCTACGTGGGCAGCGACAACATCTTCCGCAGCAACGGCAAGGACCGGCACCAGGGCATCGAGCTGGCCGTGCAGGGCGAGGCCACCAAGGGCCTGCGCCTGCTGGGCGGCCTGACCTGGCTCGACGCCAAGCAGCTGAACACGGGCACCGCCAGCACCGACGGCCGCCGCGTGATCGGCGTGCCCAGGCTGCAGGCCAACATCGGCGCCGAGTGGGACGTGCCGGGCGTGAACGGTCTGGCGCTGGACGGCCGCCTGGTGCACACCGGCTCGGTGTATGCCAACGCCACCAACACCATCAGCGTGCCCGGCTGGAACCGCCTGGACGTGGGCGTGCGCTACCTGACCGAAGTGCAAGGCCGCCTCGTGACGCTGCGCGCCCGCGTGGACAACCTCACCAACCGCAACTATTGGGCATCATCGGGCGGCTACCCCGGCGCGGGTTACCTGGTGGTGGGTGCGCCGCGCACGCTGTCGGTCAGCGTGGGCGTGGACTTCTGACGCCACCGGCTCTCCCCACTCTGCACCACAGCCCCTTGCCCCAGCGGCGCGTTCATCCGGACGCTGCACCCTGCACACCGCCGCACAGCCACCCAGCGCCTGACCACCGGGCGTAGGCAGCCACTCCCTTTCGCACCGCGTCTCGCCCCCTCGTCCAGGGGCGCGCAGCGCTGCGTGCTCGCCGATTTTTGTTGAAACCACCGAAAGGAAACTGCCATGTCCTCGTCCCTGCGCCTCAAGGCCCCCGTGCTTGCCGCCCTGCTCGCCTGTGCATCCCTCACCGCCGTCACCGCCGCCCACGCCCACCAGGTGTGGCTGGAAAACGCGGGCGGCCAGGCCCGCCTGCACTTTGGCGAGTTCAACGACAACCTGCGCGAGACCTCGCCGGGCTCGCTGGACAAGTTCAAGGGCGTGCCCGCACTCGAGCAGCGCACCGGCACGGCCGCGCAGCGCGTGGACGGCCAACTGGGCAAGGACGGCTTCCACTACACCGTGGCCGGCACGCCCGACACGCTGTTCGCCGCCGCCACCTACCCGCTGATCGACCGCAGCAAGCGCAACCTGCCCGCGATGTACTGGCAGCCCTCGGCCCGCTGGGTGGCGGGGCTGACGCAAGCCGTGGCGCCCACGGCGCCGCTGGACCTGGTGCCCACCGGCAAGCCTGGCGAGTTCAAGGTGGTCTACAAGGGCGCGCCACTGCCCAAGGCCAAGGTGCAGCTGGCAGCCCCCTCGGGCTGGACGCGCGAGGCCGAGGCGGCTGAAGACGGTACCGTGACCTTCGTCACCCCCTGGAAGGGCCAGTACGTGGCCGAGGTCAAGCACAGCGACAAGACCCCCGGCGAAGCCCAGGGCGAGAAATACGGCGAAGCCAGCTACGTGACCACGCTGACCTTCGTGCTGGCCGACGGCATGGCGTCGCCCGCCCTGCCCGCGCCCCCCAAAACCCACTGAGCCACAACGACCGCACCACGCCGCGTAACCGCTGCGCCGGGCGGCGGCGCAGCCCGGTACAGCCCATCCGGCACCACCGCACCTGGGCCGCGCCGCGCGGAGCCGTCGCCGCGCGACCCCAGACGGTCCGACTTCCTGCCAGAGCCAGCCGATGACGCCAGCGGGTTCATGTGGGCCGCTTCACGCCCATTTTTCAGCATCAAATTGCCACCTAACGCTAGATATACAAGCGCTAGAAGCTATTAAAAACATAGCATCATGATCCAACCGAACTTTTTGCGCACCGCCGTGGCCCACGCCGCCCTGCTGGCCCTGTGCAGTACAGCCCTGGCACAAACCGGCGCGGCGCCAGACCCCGCCGCCCCGCCCACAGCGGCGCCATCGATGCGCCAGGTGGATGTGGTCGATTCGACCGCGGGCGCGGCCGCCACGCCCGCACGGCGCGCCCAGAGCAGCTCGCGCCTGGGCCTGTCGGTGCTGGAGACGCCCCGGTCGGTCAGCCTGATCGACAACGCGCTGCTGGAGCAGCAGATGGCCACGACCGAGCGCGACGTGCTGCGCAACGCTTCGGGCGTGTCGATGCGCAGCGAGTACTACGGCTCGTACTCGCAGTTCTCCATCCGCGGGCTGTGGGCCAACAACACCTTCAACTTCCTGCGCGACGGCGCCAAGTTCGTCCACCTGCTGGACCCGCCACTGTTCAACATCGAGCGGGTCGAGGTCATCAAGGGCCCTGCCGCGCTGGAGTTCGGCCAGGTCGCGCCCGGCGGCCTCGTCAACTACGTGAGCAAGCGGCCCCAGGCCGAGGCGCTGCGCAACGTGAAGGTCGGCGTGGGCAGCGACGGCTGGCGCCATGCGGAGTTCGACCTCACCGGCCCGCTCAACGCCGACGGCACGCTGCGCTACCGGCTCGATGGCGGCGCCAGCCGGGGCGGCAGCTTCGTGGACGGCAACACCCCGCGCAAGCAGGGCATCGCCGGCAGCCTGGAGTGGCAGATCACGCCCGACACCGTCTGGCGCGCGCAGGCCGAGTACCAGGGCATCGACGGCGTCTCCACCGTGGGCCTGGCGGTGCCCGACCCCAAGAACCCGCGCAGCGCCGACGTGCTGCCGGTGGGCGCGTTCTACGGCGAGCCGTGGCTGACCACCGACGGCCGCATGCACTTTTACTCCACCGAGCTGGAGCACCGCTTCACCGACACGCTGCAGGGCCGCGTGCACCTGTCGCGCAACGAGACGAACCGCAACGTGAACCTGCCCTCGCCCATGGGCCCTGCGGCCAACGGCCGGGTTCCGCGCGGCTACTGGCTGGCACCCGGGCAGGAATACACGTCGGACACCGCGCTGGCCGAGCTGCGCGCCAAGGTGCAGACCGGCCCGGTGCAACACACCCTGCTGGCCGGCGTGGACTGGCGCACCATCCAGGGCGTGTACGGCGCGCGCGCCACCGGCAACCTGGGTGCCGTCGACCTCTACAACCCGGTGACGGGCCTGGTGCCACCCGCAGCGTCCACCGGCGTGTCCCGGCTGTCCTCGGACGCGCGCAACACCGGCGTGTTCGTGCAGGACCGCATGGTGCTCGGCGACTTCGGCCTGCTGCTGGGCCTGCGCCACGACCGCTTCAAGGACGCGTACTCCACGCCCGCCACCGACCTGAGCAAGACACAGCCGAGCGCGGCGATCAGCTGGGAGCCCCGCCCCGGCAGCATGCTCTACGCGAGCCATGCGCGCTCGTTCCAGGCCAACACCAGCACGCTGCTGTGGGGCGACCGCTCCGCGCCGCCGTCGGAGGGCAAGCAGCTGGAGGTGGGCTGGAAGCAGGAATGGCTGGACCAGCGCCTGATGACCACGGTGTCGGCCTTCGAGCTGGAGCTGACCAACGCGCCCGCCACCGACCCGCAGCACCCGGGCTACTCGGTGCTGACCGCCCGCCAGCGCATCAAGGGCATCGAGCTGGAGCTGCAAGGCCGCATCACCCCCGGCTGGACGGTGACGGCCAATGCGAGCTTCCACGACCCCAAGGTGCTGTCCGACACCACCGCCGGTGCCAACGTGGGCAACCGTGTCGCGCTGGCCACGCGCCGCAACGCATCGCTGTGGACGCAGTACCGCCTGCCGCAACTGCCCGGCCTGTGGGTCGGCGGCGGCCTGGTGCACCAGGGCGACAAGTTCACCGCCAACGACAACAAGTGGTGCCTGCCGGGCTTCACCGTGGTCGACCTGGCCGTGGGCTACCAGTTCGCGGGCGGCGTGCGGCTGCAGGCCAACCTGAAGAACGCGGGCAACCGCCGCTACTACCTGGACGGCACGGCCACGGCCGCCGGCTTTGGCACCGTGGTGCCTGGCCAGCCGCGCACGGTACAGGTGTCGCTGGACTACACGTTCTGAGGGCGCGCCACACCGTCCGCACCACCCCATCACCTGACCGCAGGCCAGCGCTTGCCCCCGCAAGCCTTGCGCCTCGGGCTTGAAGAGTTTTCAACCATCGGAGAAACAGCACCATGAGACCTGGCACCACCGCCTGCCGCACCGCCATCGCGCAGGCCGCATTGCTCGCCCTGTGCGGCGCCGCCCACGCCCAGCAGGCCGCCACCGAAGGCACGGCCGCGCCCACGGCCGACAAGGCCCTGGCCCCCGTCACCGTGAGTGCGGGCAGCGAACAGGAAAGCCCCACCGCCCCGGTCACCGGCTTCGTCGCCAAACGGGCGCTGAGCGCCACCAAGACCGACACGCCCCTCATCGAAACCCCTCAGGCCATCAGCGTGATCACCCGCGACCAGATCGAGGCGCAGGGCGTGCAGACGCTGCGCCAGGTCACGGCGTACACGGCCGGGGCGGTGTCGAACTACTTCGACAGCCGCGTGGACAGCTTCGCCGCACGCGGCGGCACCGTGTCGCAGTACCAGGACGGCCTGCTGCGCACCTACGGCACGTACAACACCAGCCGGCCCGACCCCTACACGCTGGAGCGGGTGGAGTTTCTGCGCGGGCCGACCTCGGTGCTGTACGGCCAGGGCAGCGTGGGTGGTGTGCTCAACCTCACCAGCAAACGCCCGCAGGCCGAAACGCAGCGCGAGGTGCAGCTGCAGCTGGGCAACAACGCCCGCAAGCAGATCGCCGCCGACCTGACGGGTGCGCTCGACCAGGACGGCCAGTGGCTCTACCGCCTGGTGGCCGTGGGCCGCGACAGCGGCAGCCAGGTGGACCATGTGGACGACGACCGCCTGGTGTTCGCGCCCTCGCTCACCTGGAAGCCCAACGCCGACACCTCGCTCACGCTGCAGGCGCTGCACCAGAAAGACCAGAGCGGATCGCTCATTGGCTTCTTCCCGTGGCAGGGCACGCAGCTGGCCAGCCGCTACGGCCAGATCCCGCGCAACACCTTCATCGGCGAGCCGGGCTGGGACGCCTTCGACACCACCAACAACTCCTGGGGCTACCTCTTCAGCCACCGCCTGAACGCGGACTGGACCGTGCGCCAGAACCTGCGCCGCACCGTGAGCGAGGTGGACTACCGCACCATCTACACCAGCTTCACCGCCAACGCCGCCACGGGCCGCCCCGCGCGCCCCGTGTTCAACAGCGACGCCCGCACCGTCGTGCGCGACGCGGTGTGGAACATCAACACCGGCCGCATGCTGCTGATCGACACCCAGCTCGAAGGCAAGCTCAAGACCGGCAGCGCGGACCACACCCTGCTCGCAGGCCTGGACGTGCAGCGCAACCACACCGGCCAGCAGGCCTGGCGCGCCGTGGCACCGGCCATCGACGTGTACAACCCGGTGTACGGCAACTTCACGCCGCCCACCACGGCGCAGCTGGTACGGCAACCGAACGTGGTGCAAAAGCAGCTGGGCTTTTACCTGCAGGACCAGATCAAGTGGGACCGCTGGACCGCCACGCTGGGCCTTCGCCACGACAGCGCCCAGACCGACACCGTGGGGCGCCCTGCAGCCGCGGTCGATGACAAGGCCTGGACCAAGCGTGCAGGCTTCACCTACCAGATGGACGGCGGCTGGGCACCTTACGCGGGCTATTCCGAGTCCTTCCAGCCGCTGGGCGGCGTGGACGCGTACGGCACGGCCTTCAAGCCCCAGCGCGGCGAGCAGTGGGAAGCCGGCGTGAAATGGCAACCCGCCGGCCAGGGCATCAGCGCCTTCGCGGCGGTCTACCAGCTGCGCGAGAAGAACCGCAAGACCAACGACCCGGGCAACCCGCTCAACAGCCTGCAGATCGGCGAAGTCAAGGTGCGTGGGTTCGAAGCCGAAGTGCAGGCCAGCCTGGCCCGCCAGTGGGACTTCACCCTGGGCTACGCCTTCACCGACGCGAAGATCAGCCGCAGCAACGCCGGCGACCAGGGCACCCCCGTGGCCAGCGTGCCCAAGCACACCGCATCGGCTTGGCTGAGCCACCGCTTTGCCAGCGAAGGCCGCGGTGGCTGGACGGTGGGCGCCGGCGTGCGCTACACCGGCTCCCAGTGGAGCGGCACCAGCGCCATCAGCACCCCGGCCGCCACCCTGGCCGATGCGATGGTGGCGTACGACGCCGGCGACTGGCGCGTGGCCTTCAACGTGGTCAACCTGGCGGACAAGGTGCACATCACGCAGTGCCTGGCGCGGGGAGATTGCTTCTATGGACAGGCTCGGACGTACACGTTGACGTCGACGTACCGGTTCTGATGGTCAGAAAGGGGAGGCCGCGAGCAGCAGACGCAAGCGGTTTCCGGGAGGTATTCAGGCTTTTGCGGGTCGCGGTGCATCCCGAACTAGCCCACCCGACTGTGCTGCGGCATGCACGCAAGCGGCCAACACGACGTAGGCTGGCAAACCCTCCGCGATCCCATTCGGCTCTACTACACTGAGAACTGGAGTTCACTTTACCAAGCCCATGCAACCTAGTCCAAAGCCCTCGAAAGTGGCCGCGCTTGTCCCGGCGTGGCAGTCTTCGGCATTCATTCAAGCAACCCTCGACTGCCTCTCCGCGCAGACTTACCCTCACCTGGAAGTTATCGTCTCTGTAGATGAATGCAGTGATTCAACTTATGAGATCTGCATGGCGCATGCTCAGAAAGACTCGCGCTTCAGGGTGATCTTGCAACCGCATCGACTAGGTTATGTGGGCAACTGCAACTTTTTACTTGATCAGACTGACGCAGATTATGTACTGTTTGCGTTTCACGATGACATCCTAAAACCCGAATACATCAAACTGCTGACAGAAGTGCTGGACATGCGGCCAGAGGTTGTCATGAGTTATTCGGACGTACACTTGACAAACACCAACGGAACTCAAGAGCACTGGATATTCACGGAGCTTGAGGGTGTTCGCGACCCGGTCCAACGGGGTGCACTCATGATGAGTGGGAGTAATAAATGGTGGGTACCTAATCGGGGACTATTTCGCCTAAATCAAGCGCGGCAAATCAACGGCCTCAAAACCCATCGCGCAGGAGAATTTTCCGCAGATTGGCCGTGGCTGTTCCACATGAGCCTGCTGGGAGAATTCGCACGCATTCCTCAAACTCTATGCTACAAATACTACAAACCCGGTAGCTTGTCCAGAAGTTGGGAATTCTCCAAACGCCAACGCTATGAAGTCTACGCCGCGATAATGCGGGAAATTTGGATTTCCAACCTCACTACTGAGCAAAAAATGACGCTCGCCAGCCCTTTGGCGAGATGGCTCTATCAAAACAATCCAGATCTCAAAAAAGAGGAAAAGTGATGAACACCATCGCTCCAAACCTCTGTTCCAGTTGGTTTGGGGGGCGAGTCCGCTTCATTGACCTTCCCACTCACACTGATGAGCGAGGCAATCTGCTGCCCCTCGATTTTGATAGCCTGCCCTTCACGCCACGCCGCGCATTCACAGTGACAGATGCCCCAACCGGATCCATTCGGGGGGAGCATGGCCACCGCAGTGGGGAACAACTCCTCATTTGCTTGCATGGAAAGATCGGCCTCTTGCTCAGAAAGGGGCACGAAGAAGTGGATACTGTGCTGACACCAGCCGGACCAGGCCTCCTTTTAGGAGCTGGCGTG from Acidovorax sp. A79 includes the following:
- a CDS encoding TonB-dependent receptor, with the translated sequence MRPATSFQPAPLRPVFAATPVAIAAAVMFALAAPAVLAQQAAPTTPAEGKALSTVTVNASADASAQGLSPAYAGGQVARGGRAGVLGTKDAMDTPFSITSYTNEFIQDRHARSVGDVLQSDPTVRVARGFGNFQEAYFIRGFILDSDDTAYNGLYSLLPRQYIATELFERVEVLRGASAFLSGASPNGGGIGGSINLLPKRAPNEPLNRVTFGVSSGGQTQLAADIARRFGPDGNTGIRVNAATHNGGTAVDHEDVKLGLAAVGLDWRSRDVRLSGDIGWQDHKLKSTRTNVTLGATATQMPTAPDGGTNFAQPWTYSNERDTFGTLRGEWDITQDITGWAAAGARRSSEANSLANLTVSDSSTGAGSTYRFDNTRKDSVNTGELGLRGKLQTGSMGHEWVVVASHFSADKKNAYAMDFANTQATNLYNPVYSPLPGFSAGAFRGGDLADPRRTGSTRLTSFAIGDTVSLLDKRLLLTGGLRHQTIEIANYAYGTAAETDRYDQSRTSPLLAAVYKLDKSLSLYGNYVEGLSQGATAPSTAANRGEMLSPYVAKQKEVGVKFDGGRFGGSVALFSTTKPRAYVGSDNIFRSNGKDRHQGIELAVQGEATKGLRLLGGLTWLDAKQLNTGTASTDGRRVIGVPRLQANIGAEWDVPGVNGLALDGRLVHTGSVYANATNTISVPGWNRLDVGVRYLTEVQGRLVTLRARVDNLTNRNYWASSGGYPGAGYLVVGAPRTLSVSVGVDF
- a CDS encoding TonB-dependent receptor, which codes for MSSSLRLKAPVLAALLACASLTAVTAAHAHQVWLENAGGQARLHFGEFNDNLRETSPGSLDKFKGVPALEQRTGTAAQRVDGQLGKDGFHYTVAGTPDTLFAAATYPLIDRSKRNLPAMYWQPSARWVAGLTQAVAPTAPLDLVPTGKPGEFKVVYKGAPLPKAKVQLAAPSGWTREAEAAEDGTVTFVTPWKGQYVAEVKHSDKTPGEAQGEKYGEASYVTTLTFVLADGMASPALPAPPKTH
- a CDS encoding TonB-dependent siderophore receptor, which encodes MIQPNFLRTAVAHAALLALCSTALAQTGAAPDPAAPPTAAPSMRQVDVVDSTAGAAATPARRAQSSSRLGLSVLETPRSVSLIDNALLEQQMATTERDVLRNASGVSMRSEYYGSYSQFSIRGLWANNTFNFLRDGAKFVHLLDPPLFNIERVEVIKGPAALEFGQVAPGGLVNYVSKRPQAEALRNVKVGVGSDGWRHAEFDLTGPLNADGTLRYRLDGGASRGGSFVDGNTPRKQGIAGSLEWQITPDTVWRAQAEYQGIDGVSTVGLAVPDPKNPRSADVLPVGAFYGEPWLTTDGRMHFYSTELEHRFTDTLQGRVHLSRNETNRNVNLPSPMGPAANGRVPRGYWLAPGQEYTSDTALAELRAKVQTGPVQHTLLAGVDWRTIQGVYGARATGNLGAVDLYNPVTGLVPPAASTGVSRLSSDARNTGVFVQDRMVLGDFGLLLGLRHDRFKDAYSTPATDLSKTQPSAAISWEPRPGSMLYASHARSFQANTSTLLWGDRSAPPSEGKQLEVGWKQEWLDQRLMTTVSAFELELTNAPATDPQHPGYSVLTARQRIKGIELELQGRITPGWTVTANASFHDPKVLSDTTAGANVGNRVALATRRNASLWTQYRLPQLPGLWVGGGLVHQGDKFTANDNKWCLPGFTVVDLAVGYQFAGGVRLQANLKNAGNRRYYLDGTATAAGFGTVVPGQPRTVQVSLDYTF
- a CDS encoding TonB-dependent siderophore receptor; the protein is MRPGTTACRTAIAQAALLALCGAAHAQQAATEGTAAPTADKALAPVTVSAGSEQESPTAPVTGFVAKRALSATKTDTPLIETPQAISVITRDQIEAQGVQTLRQVTAYTAGAVSNYFDSRVDSFAARGGTVSQYQDGLLRTYGTYNTSRPDPYTLERVEFLRGPTSVLYGQGSVGGVLNLTSKRPQAETQREVQLQLGNNARKQIAADLTGALDQDGQWLYRLVAVGRDSGSQVDHVDDDRLVFAPSLTWKPNADTSLTLQALHQKDQSGSLIGFFPWQGTQLASRYGQIPRNTFIGEPGWDAFDTTNNSWGYLFSHRLNADWTVRQNLRRTVSEVDYRTIYTSFTANAATGRPARPVFNSDARTVVRDAVWNINTGRMLLIDTQLEGKLKTGSADHTLLAGLDVQRNHTGQQAWRAVAPAIDVYNPVYGNFTPPTTAQLVRQPNVVQKQLGFYLQDQIKWDRWTATLGLRHDSAQTDTVGRPAAAVDDKAWTKRAGFTYQMDGGWAPYAGYSESFQPLGGVDAYGTAFKPQRGEQWEAGVKWQPAGQGISAFAAVYQLREKNRKTNDPGNPLNSLQIGEVKVRGFEAEVQASLARQWDFTLGYAFTDAKISRSNAGDQGTPVASVPKHTASAWLSHRFASEGRGGWTVGAGVRYTGSQWSGTSAISTPAATLADAMVAYDAGDWRVAFNVVNLADKVHITQCLARGDCFYGQARTYTLTSTYRF
- a CDS encoding glycosyltransferase family 2 protein, coding for MAALVPAWQSSAFIQATLDCLSAQTYPHLEVIVSVDECSDSTYEICMAHAQKDSRFRVILQPHRLGYVGNCNFLLDQTDADYVLFAFHDDILKPEYIKLLTEVLDMRPEVVMSYSDVHLTNTNGTQEHWIFTELEGVRDPVQRGALMMSGSNKWWVPNRGLFRLNQARQINGLKTHRAGEFSADWPWLFHMSLLGEFARIPQTLCYKYYKPGSLSRSWEFSKRQRYEVYAAIMREIWISNLTTEQKMTLASPLARWLYQNNPDLKKEEK
- a CDS encoding FdtA/QdtA family cupin domain-containing protein, giving the protein MNTIAPNLCSSWFGGRVRFIDLPTHTDERGNLLPLDFDSLPFTPRRAFTVTDAPTGSIRGEHGHRSGEQLLICLHGKIGLLLRKGHEEVDTVLTPAGPGLLLGAGVWCRQTYLVSDSSLLVLASEPYDPGSYVSTWN